Proteins encoded within one genomic window of Cytobacillus sp. IB215665:
- a CDS encoding tetratricopeptide repeat protein, translating to MDKETEVEIISIHDLKEKINLVTNTLYFDESQFLREKTSSPIMVLEVINEIEDAVQDSKISVEDKYYLNGVMGNFLRIYGEPKRAIPYLNWCLEFATKEENLSREIVSLIRLGEALKYNNQHKKALEMFDTALYKCKGAAKDFYIDFPLQHKGKCYLELNLLNEAEDCFIKALEIRKYKGNKSLIESTQLAIELVRKIN from the coding sequence ATGGATAAAGAAACCGAGGTGGAAATTATCTCTATTCATGATCTAAAAGAAAAAATTAACTTAGTAACTAATACTTTATATTTTGATGAGAGCCAATTTTTACGAGAGAAAACTTCTTCTCCTATTATGGTCTTAGAAGTGATTAATGAAATAGAAGATGCCGTACAAGATTCAAAAATAAGCGTTGAAGATAAATATTATCTGAACGGAGTAATGGGAAATTTTCTGAGGATTTACGGAGAACCAAAGAGAGCAATTCCTTATTTAAATTGGTGTTTAGAATTTGCAACCAAAGAGGAGAATTTGTCTAGAGAAATAGTTTCTCTTATACGATTGGGAGAAGCTTTAAAATACAATAATCAGCATAAAAAAGCTTTGGAAATGTTTGATACCGCACTGTACAAATGTAAAGGTGCTGCAAAGGACTTCTATATTGACTTTCCCTTACAACATAAAGGGAAATGTTATTTAGAGTTAAATCTTCTAAATGAGGCAGAAGATTGTTTTATAAAAGCATTAGAAATAAGAAAATATAAAGGTAACAAATCATTAATTGAATCTACACAGCTTGCTATTGAACTGGTTAGAAAAATTAATTGA
- a CDS encoding SRPBCC family protein has protein sequence MFQLAESKIVINKHIGDVFLYITNMENFGQWFPKVIKVKLSTDKTVGEVGKVYLETVKMPLKGKVDISIEVKEFVKNKRFVTEGDLNPIFPRMTVLLKEKENMVTHVIWRMESRNKGLLIKTFLLTFIKGIMQRRATQGLLNLKNVLE, from the coding sequence ATGTTTCAACTTGCAGAGAGTAAAATAGTCATTAATAAACATATTGGCGATGTATTTCTATATATAACTAATATGGAGAATTTTGGTCAATGGTTTCCAAAGGTAATTAAAGTTAAGCTGAGTACTGATAAGACCGTTGGAGAAGTTGGAAAGGTTTATCTTGAAACAGTTAAAATGCCACTAAAAGGAAAAGTAGATATTTCCATCGAAGTTAAGGAATTTGTAAAGAATAAAAGGTTTGTTACTGAAGGAGATTTAAATCCGATTTTTCCTAGAATGACTGTTTTGCTTAAAGAAAAAGAAAACATGGTTACTCACGTAATCTGGAGAATGGAAAGTAGAAATAAAGGACTTTTAATTAAAACGTTTTTACTAACCTTTATAAAAGGTATTATGCAAAGACGCGCAACACAGGGTTTATTAAATCTTAAAAATGTTTTGGAATAG
- a CDS encoding DUF6609 family protein, which produces MTNKDEISKYPTQRTGGVWLIYVGIIIIFSALVGGELLIQPFTLGIGYLIGFIAILGFPFVNNKLAYGENTKFQNRMDNLFTMFNVLLCTACGFIIGFDNLRLFWLSIFIAVGIHFFGFYFSQGKMMILLGSFTILNGILGLLIIAVPFLVFAVIDGLLKLIIGVILFNKRLVSHEVPMGH; this is translated from the coding sequence GTGACAAATAAAGATGAGATTTCGAAGTACCCTACACAAAGAACTGGTGGAGTGTGGTTAATCTACGTCGGTATCATAATTATTTTTTCAGCTCTTGTTGGGGGAGAATTATTAATACAACCATTCACTTTAGGTATAGGGTACTTAATTGGCTTTATAGCTATTCTTGGTTTCCCATTTGTTAATAACAAATTGGCATATGGTGAAAATACAAAATTTCAGAATAGAATGGATAATTTATTTACTATGTTTAATGTATTATTATGTACAGCCTGTGGGTTTATCATCGGCTTCGATAATTTAAGGTTGTTTTGGTTAAGTATATTTATTGCAGTGGGCATTCACTTCTTCGGTTTTTACTTTTCTCAAGGTAAAATGATGATTCTTCTAGGTAGCTTCACAATTTTAAACGGAATTCTTGGTTTATTAATTATAGCTGTGCCATTTCTGGTATTTGCCGTTATTGATGGACTTTTAAAATTAATTATTGGTGTGATACTGTTCAATAAGAGGCTTGTTTCCCATGAAGTTCCGATGGGACACTAG
- a CDS encoding Type 1 glutamine amidotransferase-like domain-containing protein, with translation MLKLLLTSNGFYNDSIKNQLLKLVNREVNEKKVAIITTASPYKEKNKYAQKAKEDFKKMGFQNIHFIDLEFESPESLTQQDVIYINGGNPFNLLFHSKKSGADNILRQLVSKNVVIIGVSAGAVLLGPNIKVVHFFTPQMDKLNTEDY, from the coding sequence ATGTTGAAATTATTACTAACTTCTAATGGTTTTTACAATGACTCTATTAAAAACCAATTATTAAAACTTGTAAATAGGGAAGTTAACGAAAAGAAGGTTGCCATTATTACCACTGCTTCACCATATAAAGAGAAGAATAAGTACGCACAAAAGGCAAAAGAAGATTTTAAGAAAATGGGGTTCCAAAACATCCATTTCATTGACTTAGAATTTGAGAGTCCTGAAAGTCTTACACAGCAAGATGTCATATATATCAACGGTGGGAATCCATTTAACTTGTTATTTCATTCTAAAAAGAGTGGAGCAGATAATATCCTTAGACAGTTAGTTTCAAAAAATGTAGTTATTATAGGTGTTAGTGCTGGTGCTGTTCTCCTTGGTCCTAACATTAAGGTAGTGCATTTCTTTACTCCGCAGATGGATAAACTAAACACTGAGGATTATTAA
- a CDS encoding cytochrome D1 domain-containing protein: MVLAYVTNEGENTVSVINSSTHKLIATVAVGVRPRAIASTPDGKVAYVVNFGSEQTASTVSVIDTKTHVVIATVPVGIEPMEVAITPDGKIAYVSNNRSNSLSVIDTKTHSVMATINLGNDSFPNVISITPDGKLAYVANNVSSVVSVIDTKTHSIIATISVNSNPRDVAFTLEGKLAYVSSFNDRNLSIVDTKTHIVIATVMLRVDPFFITISPDGKIVYIVTLGGSTVTVIDTKTHSIMATVQLVDGQLFVAFTPDGKLAYVGNVDGTVSVIALNTHSIIATVPVGLNPLAISFIP; the protein is encoded by the coding sequence ATGGTACTGGCTTATGTGACTAACGAGGGAGAAAATACAGTATCCGTCATAAATTCAAGTACGCATAAATTAATTGCAACTGTGGCTGTTGGGGTTAGACCAAGAGCTATTGCAAGTACTCCTGATGGGAAGGTGGCTTATGTAGTTAATTTTGGGAGTGAACAAACAGCCTCCACTGTTTCAGTTATTGATACGAAAACTCATGTTGTGATTGCTACAGTTCCTGTAGGAATTGAACCAATGGAGGTTGCAATTACTCCGGATGGAAAAATTGCTTATGTCTCAAACAATCGTTCAAATAGTCTGTCGGTGATAGATACAAAGACACATTCAGTTATGGCCACCATAAACTTAGGTAACGATAGTTTCCCCAATGTTATCTCCATTACTCCGGATGGGAAACTAGCTTATGTCGCAAATAATGTATCTAGTGTTGTGTCAGTTATAGATACAAAGACACATTCTATTATTGCTACAATATCTGTCAATAGTAATCCACGTGATGTCGCTTTTACTCTGGAAGGGAAACTTGCTTATGTCTCCAGCTTCAACGATCGTAATTTGTCAATAGTTGATACAAAAACACACATCGTTATAGCTACAGTGATGTTAAGGGTTGATCCATTTTTTATTACTATTTCTCCAGATGGAAAAATAGTGTATATAGTCACCTTAGGCGGTAGTACCGTAACTGTCATTGATACTAAAACCCATTCAATTATGGCGACCGTTCAATTAGTGGATGGACAGTTGTTTGTAGCTTTTACACCAGACGGGAAACTTGCTTACGTTGGAAATGTTGATGGGACTGTGTCAGTTATTGCCCTGAATACCCATTCTATAATCGCTACTGTACCTGTTGGTTTAAATCCATTAGCAATATCATTCATACCTTAA
- a CDS encoding isochorismatase → MKKLEQSYKQRPIRFIEILNHYDWKLKVYGISYENELPNPDLINDAKSVTLSKLPAISDTVYGVGYIGIHDGRDSNFVFLDWWQDENELHHHVFISPKDNPSALVEMTHTGISACVWDLKLICFERQAWLDSVLNNPKGLPDLDSYLKSYLNGDF, encoded by the coding sequence TTGAAAAAATTAGAACAGTCTTATAAACAAAGACCCATTCGTTTTATAGAAATACTCAACCACTATGATTGGAAATTAAAAGTTTATGGTATTTCTTACGAAAACGAACTGCCTAACCCTGATTTAATTAACGATGCTAAATCAGTTACTCTCTCAAAGCTACCTGCAATTTCCGATACTGTTTATGGAGTAGGATATATTGGAATTCATGATGGACGTGATTCGAATTTCGTATTTTTAGATTGGTGGCAAGATGAAAATGAGCTTCATCACCATGTGTTCATATCCCCTAAAGACAATCCTTCTGCATTGGTTGAAATGACTCATACAGGAATTTCAGCATGCGTTTGGGATTTAAAATTAATTTGTTTTGAGAGACAAGCTTGGTTAGATTCAGTATTAAATAACCCTAAAGGACTTCCTGATCTAGATTCCTATTTGAAATCTTATCTGAATGGCGATTTTTGA
- a CDS encoding ABC transporter ATP-binding protein codes for MIKRFFSYYRPHRKLFYLDFVCAVLVGLLELGFPLAVSWFIDSLLPEGNWSTIIAVSIGLLVLYLLSSGMQFVVNYWGHKLGINIETDMRRELFNHVQKQSFRFFDNTKTGHIMSRVTNDLMDIGELAHHGPEDLFIAIMTFIGAFWIMLTINVKLALVAILIVPFLVWLISYSNIKMNAAWTKMYGNIADVNSRVEDSVSGARVVQSFTNEYYEFERFNKDNQFFRKSKLKAYNTMSVNLSGIYISTRLMTLIVLVYGAWLSFSGSLSYGELVAFILYINILFKPIDKISALLELYPKGMAGFKRFTELMDREPDIEDRPNAIDVSTLQGDITFDEVTFGYETNRPILIDLSFTIQAGQTVAFVGPSGAGKTTICSLIPRFYDIEKGAITIDGIDIRDMTKESLRSQIGIVQQDVFLFTGTLRENIAYGKLSATQEEIEEASRRAHLTDLIASLPNGYDTQIGERGLKLSGGQKQRLSIARMFLKNPRILILDEATSALDTETEAIIQEALNELTKDRTTLVIAHRLATIRKADRILVVTENGIAEDGTHEELLSRENGIFTRLHAHQHATIL; via the coding sequence ATGATTAAACGATTTTTCAGCTATTACCGACCACACCGGAAGCTGTTCTATCTTGACTTCGTTTGTGCTGTGTTGGTTGGACTTTTGGAACTCGGCTTTCCTCTCGCGGTATCATGGTTTATTGATTCCCTATTACCTGAAGGAAATTGGAGTACCATTATAGCTGTCTCCATAGGTCTACTTGTCCTCTATTTACTTAGTTCGGGCATGCAATTTGTAGTGAACTATTGGGGGCATAAGCTTGGTATTAATATCGAAACCGACATGAGGCGAGAATTGTTTAACCATGTTCAAAAACAATCCTTCCGTTTTTTCGATAATACGAAAACTGGACATATTATGAGTAGAGTCACAAATGATTTAATGGACATTGGAGAGCTTGCTCACCATGGACCTGAAGACTTATTTATCGCTATTATGACGTTTATTGGAGCATTTTGGATTATGCTTACTATTAATGTGAAGCTTGCGTTAGTGGCAATTTTGATTGTGCCATTTTTAGTTTGGCTCATTTCCTATTCAAATATTAAAATGAATGCTGCCTGGACAAAAATGTATGGAAATATTGCAGATGTGAACAGCAGAGTAGAGGACAGTGTTTCTGGAGCAAGAGTTGTCCAATCATTTACGAATGAGTACTACGAATTTGAACGATTCAATAAAGACAATCAATTCTTTCGTAAATCTAAGTTAAAAGCATACAACACCATGAGTGTGAACCTTTCAGGAATCTACATTTCCACACGGTTAATGACGCTTATCGTTCTAGTTTATGGTGCATGGTTAAGTTTTTCAGGTTCCCTATCTTATGGAGAACTCGTTGCTTTTATTCTTTATATTAATATATTATTCAAACCAATTGATAAAATCTCTGCTCTCCTTGAACTATATCCAAAAGGAATGGCGGGCTTCAAACGATTTACAGAGCTTATGGATAGGGAACCGGATATTGAAGATCGTCCTAATGCAATAGATGTTTCAACATTACAAGGGGATATCACCTTTGACGAGGTGACGTTTGGATATGAGACGAATCGCCCAATTCTAATAGACTTATCATTTACCATTCAAGCAGGACAAACCGTAGCGTTTGTAGGTCCTTCTGGGGCAGGAAAAACAACGATATGCTCCTTAATTCCTCGTTTCTATGATATTGAAAAAGGAGCCATTACTATTGACGGCATTGATATAAGAGATATGACAAAGGAATCTCTACGTTCACAAATTGGAATAGTACAACAGGATGTGTTCTTGTTTACAGGTACACTACGTGAAAATATTGCTTACGGAAAGCTATCAGCTACCCAAGAGGAGATCGAAGAGGCATCAAGACGTGCTCATTTGACAGATCTTATCGCCTCACTTCCGAATGGCTATGATACCCAAATCGGAGAGAGAGGCTTAAAGCTATCTGGAGGTCAAAAGCAGCGCTTGTCCATCGCCCGTATGTTCCTTAAGAATCCAAGAATACTAATTCTCGATGAAGCTACTTCTGCTCTAGACACAGAAACAGAAGCGATCATTCAAGAAGCCTTAAATGAATTGACTAAAGACCGTACTACTTTAGTCATTGCTCACCGTTTAGCTACTATTCGTAAAGCAGATCGAATTTTAGTCGTCACTGAAAACGGAATAGCTGAGGATGGTACTCACGAAGAACTTTTATCTAGGGAGAATGGAATCTTCACAAGGCTCCATGCCCATCAACATGCAACTATTCTATAA
- a CDS encoding CPCC family cysteine-rich protein, whose protein sequence is MKYTCPCCGYKTIGEEPPGTYEICSICYWEDDFVQFNDPDYEGGANIPSLRQAQRIYLKFGASHELFTSSVRKPLVYDIKDPEWTMLPDIKPRN, encoded by the coding sequence ATGAAATATACTTGTCCATGTTGTGGTTATAAAACCATAGGTGAAGAACCCCCTGGAACATATGAGATTTGTAGTATTTGTTATTGGGAAGATGATTTTGTTCAATTTAACGACCCTGATTATGAAGGGGGAGCAAATATTCCTTCATTAAGACAAGCTCAGAGAATTTATTTGAAATTTGGAGCTAGTCATGAACTATTTACAAGTTCTGTAAGGAAGCCATTGGTATATGATATCAAGGATCCCGAATGGACAATGCTACCTGACATTAAGCCAAGAAATTAA
- a CDS encoding N-acetyltransferase, whose product MDIIIKEEITKEYNMTEEIVKRAFLKVGDKKEHILVNRIRKSNAFIPELSLVAKDQNNDIVGHIMLSKITIGDGDNTADSLALAPLCVVPEYQNKGIGSQLIHAALKNAKELGYGSVIVLGHKDYYPKFGFKPASLWNIKAPFEVPDEVYMALEITENSLENVQGIVYYSSAFSD is encoded by the coding sequence ATGGATATCATTATTAAAGAAGAAATCACAAAAGAATATAATATGACAGAAGAAATTGTTAAAAGAGCATTTTTAAAGGTAGGTGATAAGAAAGAACACATTCTTGTAAATCGCATAAGAAAATCAAATGCATTTATTCCTGAACTTTCATTAGTTGCAAAAGATCAAAACAATGACATTGTAGGTCATATTATGTTATCTAAAATAACAATAGGAGATGGTGATAACACTGCCGATTCTTTGGCACTAGCTCCACTTTGTGTTGTTCCGGAATATCAGAATAAAGGCATTGGGAGCCAATTAATTCATGCTGCACTAAAAAACGCAAAAGAGCTTGGCTACGGTTCAGTAATTGTTTTAGGACATAAAGACTATTATCCAAAGTTTGGATTTAAACCAGCTAGTTTATGGAATATCAAAGCTCCATTTGAAGTACCTGATGAAGTGTATATGGCTCTGGAAATAACAGAGAACTCTCTTGAAAATGTACAAGGGATCGTTTATTATTCAAGTGCGTTTTCGGATTAA
- a CDS encoding RNA polymerase sigma factor, whose product MDFEEIYHKYFREVYLYIKSLSQDETIAEEITQEAFFKALKAIDKFDGSKDIRAWLFTIAKNTYFSHYKRKKRLIDSNLVEEQITEVQVVKHLMNEEDAFTVHQFLHSMVEPYKEVFSLRTFGELPFEKIGKLFGKSAGWARVTFYRARKQIIEYMEEIK is encoded by the coding sequence GTGGACTTTGAAGAAATCTATCACAAATATTTCCGTGAAGTGTATCTGTATATTAAATCATTAAGTCAAGATGAAACTATTGCAGAAGAAATTACGCAAGAGGCTTTTTTTAAAGCGTTAAAAGCAATTGACAAGTTCGATGGTTCTAAAGATATTCGAGCATGGCTTTTTACAATTGCAAAAAATACATATTTCTCACATTACAAAAGAAAGAAGAGACTAATAGATTCAAATTTAGTAGAAGAACAAATTACGGAAGTCCAGGTTGTAAAGCATTTGATGAATGAGGAGGATGCTTTTACAGTTCATCAGTTTCTTCACTCGATGGTGGAGCCATATAAGGAAGTCTTTTCACTGCGCACTTTTGGTGAGTTACCTTTTGAGAAAATAGGAAAGCTCTTTGGTAAAAGCGCAGGATGGGCAAGGGTCACTTTTTATAGGGCAAGGAAACAAATTATTGAGTATATGGAGGAGATAAAATAA
- a CDS encoding zf-HC2 domain-containing protein, whose product MKDIKCTIIQDVLPLYIDKVVSQDTKEMVDEHLQHCAKCQKEYEAMKHELYIPIENKVSLLSDLSRKWRKKKVMISIASVLITITILIGVYAYVFVYDTVIPYSENLFKIEKQDDNRLASHYYGKSHAGLKATHPLLLEVDGVKKNVIFIFYTQTIADSPSRKLFNNRENKEQGYTFTFGLDESQDVDAVYYVEYDVKKIIAEKDSWDSVLERATLIWIK is encoded by the coding sequence ATGAAAGATATTAAATGCACAATCATTCAAGATGTGTTACCTCTCTATATTGATAAGGTAGTTAGTCAAGACACAAAAGAAATGGTAGACGAGCATTTACAGCATTGTGCAAAATGTCAAAAAGAATATGAAGCCATGAAACATGAACTTTATATTCCAATAGAAAACAAAGTCTCTCTTTTAAGTGATTTGAGTAGAAAATGGCGTAAGAAAAAAGTGATGATTTCAATTGCTTCTGTATTAATAACAATTACTATTTTAATTGGCGTGTATGCATATGTATTTGTTTATGATACGGTTATCCCCTATTCGGAGAATCTTTTTAAAATTGAAAAACAAGATGATAATCGGTTGGCTTCCCATTATTATGGGAAAAGTCACGCTGGTTTAAAAGCAACACATCCTTTACTATTGGAAGTTGATGGTGTTAAAAAGAATGTGATTTTTATTTTTTATACACAAACAATTGCCGATTCTCCTTCAAGAAAACTTTTTAATAATCGTGAAAATAAAGAACAAGGATATACCTTTACCTTTGGACTTGATGAGAGCCAAGATGTTGATGCTGTGTATTATGTAGAATATGATGTCAAAAAAATCATAGCTGAAAAAGACTCATGGGATTCAGTTTTAGAACGTGCAACATTGATTTGGATTAAATAA
- a CDS encoding GNAT family N-acetyltransferase, which yields MLSDQVLNQIKELQEICEKEEQISLKLNWDVLRTRNAQEKRDFLHEQDGKLVGFLGVYWFGTKIEICGMVHPKYRRKGIFSILLQEALTECNKEGFSNILLNAPAASISAKHFLNKNQYTYGFSEYQMKFKETSLSFSPDVVIRKTRKEDQQLEVELDVQCFNFEREDAIDFNKRIKEEETRSFYMIDYVGQTVGKITIDNSNEESWIYGFAILPDHQGRGIGRKALMNTVLKEQEKGYRIFLDVETSNQNALKLYTDCGFVSYSVQDYYEKLQEK from the coding sequence TTGCTTAGTGATCAGGTGTTAAATCAAATTAAAGAACTACAAGAAATATGTGAAAAGGAAGAGCAAATATCATTGAAATTAAATTGGGATGTATTAAGAACACGAAACGCTCAAGAGAAAAGAGATTTCTTGCATGAGCAGGATGGAAAACTAGTCGGCTTTTTAGGAGTGTACTGGTTTGGTACTAAGATAGAAATCTGTGGAATGGTTCATCCCAAATATAGAAGAAAGGGGATTTTCTCCATCCTGTTACAAGAAGCTTTAACAGAATGTAATAAGGAGGGATTCTCTAATATTTTACTCAATGCTCCTGCTGCGTCCATTTCTGCAAAACATTTTTTGAACAAGAACCAATATACTTATGGCTTTTCAGAGTATCAAATGAAGTTTAAAGAAACTTCATTATCGTTTTCACCAGATGTAGTGATTCGAAAAACAAGAAAAGAAGACCAACAACTCGAAGTTGAATTAGATGTGCAGTGCTTTAATTTTGAACGAGAAGATGCAATAGACTTTAATAAAAGAATTAAGGAAGAAGAAACGAGATCTTTTTATATGATTGATTATGTTGGACAAACGGTTGGAAAAATCACAATAGATAACTCCAACGAAGAATCTTGGATATATGGATTTGCAATATTGCCAGATCATCAAGGAAGAGGCATTGGTAGGAAAGCTCTAATGAATACAGTGTTAAAGGAGCAAGAAAAAGGATATAGGATTTTTTTAGATGTAGAAACATCGAATCAAAATGCTTTGAAGTTGTATACAGATTGTGGCTTTGTTTCGTATAGTGTTCAAGACTACTATGAAAAACTACAAGAAAAATAA
- a CDS encoding cytochrome D1 domain-containing protein, with product MVLAYILTRSPGSSMFTVIDTKTHSVIAKVDIPFVDSPNNIATSPDGKMVYITVPMAVGGTVSVIDTKTHSVIANVAVGNNPNNIAISPDGKLAYVTNLNSGSVSVIDTKTHTAITTINMAGAPFNIAITPDGQLAYVVNNSQNIVSVIDTKTHFVIATIRVDSASSKLAFTPDGKLAYTVDTGPGRVSVIDTKVHSVIASIAIAGNPTNVAITPDGKLAYIIAGAFGDTPVSVIDVKTHSIIAEIPITRANSLAISPDGTVVYLTIESGNTVPVIDVKTQSIIATIQVENGGSIQDPIDNIAFTPDGKLAYVANRIAGSVSVIDVKTHSVIATVPVDSPEVVKFIPQ from the coding sequence ATGGTGCTGGCTTATATTTTGACTAGATCGCCAGGTAGTAGTATGTTTACCGTTATTGATACGAAGACGCATTCAGTAATTGCAAAAGTGGATATTCCATTTGTAGATTCCCCAAATAATATAGCAACTTCACCAGATGGTAAAATGGTTTATATTACTGTCCCAATGGCAGTTGGAGGAACTGTATCTGTAATTGACACAAAAACTCATTCTGTTATTGCTAATGTAGCAGTGGGGAATAACCCAAATAATATAGCAATTTCACCAGATGGGAAGCTTGCATATGTTACTAACCTAAACTCAGGAAGTGTTTCAGTTATAGATACAAAAACTCATACTGCTATTACTACTATAAATATGGCTGGAGCCCCCTTTAATATTGCAATTACTCCAGATGGACAACTGGCTTATGTTGTTAATAACAGCCAGAATATCGTTTCAGTAATAGATACGAAGACACACTTTGTGATTGCTACTATACGAGTAGACTCTGCATCTAGTAAACTTGCATTTACCCCAGATGGAAAATTAGCCTACACAGTAGACACTGGCCCAGGTAGGGTGTCCGTCATAGATACTAAAGTACACTCAGTTATTGCTTCTATCGCAATAGCAGGAAACCCAACTAACGTAGCCATTACCCCAGATGGGAAGCTTGCATATATTATCGCTGGGGCTTTTGGTGACACGCCTGTTTCAGTAATAGATGTGAAAACCCATTCAATCATTGCTGAAATTCCTATAACTAGAGCAAATAGCTTAGCCATTTCGCCTGATGGAACAGTAGTATATTTAACTATTGAGTCAGGTAATACAGTTCCTGTCATTGATGTAAAAACTCAGTCTATAATAGCGACTATTCAAGTTGAGAACGGGGGGAGCATCCAAGATCCGATTGATAATATCGCTTTTACACCTGATGGTAAATTGGCATATGTCGCGAACAGAATAGCTGGTAGTGTATCTGTGATTGACGTAAAGACACATTCAGTAATCGCAACAGTTCCTGTTGATTCACCTGAGGTTGTTAAATTTATACCGCAATAA
- a CDS encoding cytochrome D1 domain-containing protein, giving the protein MSFAYVANFASSTISVIDTKVHSVIATVILNSSPAFINFAPDSKLAYVLSTPLSLTNKTVSVIDVKTHTLLSTVPVGLSFNLLLFNSSVVAISPNGKYAYITNLIEGTVSVIDVKTHSTISTIKVGLAPNSLAISPDGKSVYVTNVGEDKVSVIDTKTQVVITTITVGNNPVFVAFSPT; this is encoded by the coding sequence ATGTCATTTGCGTATGTAGCAAATTTTGCATCTTCCACAATCTCTGTCATAGATACTAAAGTTCATTCCGTAATTGCTACTGTGATACTTAATAGTTCTCCAGCTTTCATAAACTTTGCACCAGACAGTAAGCTAGCATATGTTTTAAGTACTCCACTCTCATTGACTAATAAAACTGTTTCAGTTATAGATGTGAAAACTCACACCTTACTCTCTACTGTACCTGTTGGTTTAAGCTTTAATTTGTTATTATTCAACTCTAGTGTAGTTGCTATTTCACCAAACGGGAAATATGCGTATATTACAAATCTTATTGAAGGAACCGTTTCTGTTATTGATGTGAAAACCCATTCTACTATCTCCACAATTAAAGTTGGCTTGGCTCCAAACTCATTAGCAATATCTCCTGATGGAAAGTCTGTCTATGTCACGAATGTAGGAGAAGATAAGGTTTCTGTTATTGACACAAAAACTCAAGTTGTAATTACTACTATAACAGTTGGTAATAATCCAGTATTTGTGGCTTTCTCTCCAACATAA